GGTGTACGAGACTTGAGAGGATCTGTCCCTAGTACGAGAGGACCGGGATGGACACACCTCTGGTGGACCTGTCATGGCGCCAGCTGTGCAGCAGGGTAGCTAAGTGTGGAATAGATAACCGCTGAAAGCATCTAAGCGGGAAACTAACCTCAAAACAAGGTCTCGCTGAGAGCCGTGGAAGACCACCACGTTGATAGGCCGGGTGTGGAAGTGCGGCGACGCATGGAGCTTACCGGTACTAATAGCTCGATAGGCTTGATCGTTCTTCAGTCAAACCCATGCACAAGCATGGCTCTACTTCAGACACTGATGTCTTCTTCACAATCACTGCCCTCGAAAGAGGGCTGTCGATATCCTTTTCGCTGACCTGGTGGCTTTGCCGGGGGTTCCCCACCCGATCCCATTCCGAACTCGGTCGTTAAGTCCCCCTGGGCCAATGGTACTTCGTCTCAAGGCGCGGGAGAGTAGGTCGCCGCCAGGTCCGCCAAAAGGATATCAATCACAAGTCCACGAACCCTCCCTCACAATCAACAAACACCCTGACGCGGGGTGGAGCAGCCCGGTAGCTCGTCAGGCTCATAACCTGAAGGTCACAGGTTCAAATCCTGTCCCCGCACCCAGTGGTCTGATCGTAAGCAAACCGCCTTCGGGCGGTTTTTTGCGTTTAGCGTTCCCTCACCATAACGGATCGGCCGCTACGAGATGGCTCAGCGCTTCCCGGGCGGCCTGGACTAGCTCAGCCTCCTCGTCGGGGAGTACGACCCGGGCGGCGTTGAGAGCGAGCGCGGGGTCCCCATGAGCTGCGGTGTCCACCAAGGCCTTGCGTACAGCGCGATCGTTCAAAGCCCCCAACGTGTCCTGGACCGCCTTGGCGGCTTCGAGCAGACGTTCCGCCCGACGCGGATGTTCAGGAAACAGCGCCGCGAGGTCCTCGAGGGCGTAGCGCAGGGTCTTACCCTTCAGGCGCAGCTTGTGCCGTCCATGCGCGTCGAGCTCGTCGAACCGCTTGGCGGTCTTGCGGATCCGCCGGCTGTGACGGGCGAGCGCTTCGGCGGCGAAGACCCTGGCGGACTCGTTGCGCCGATCGGCGAGGCCAGGATCAGACGTCCAGGCGCCGGCTTCGAGCCAGGCGGCGGCGTCCAGCAACACACCCCGCGCGCGCGGGCTCTCCAACGCCGCTTCCATGCGCAGGTAGGCGCTGGCCCGGGCGGCGTTCAGGCCGCGTTCGAAGGCGTCGCGGCCCTCGAAGATCGCGCCCTGGGCCGAGCCCTCCCACACCTCGCCGATGAAGACGTCGAGATCGCGCGCCGCGTCCAGTTCGCCGGCCAGCCAGGCGAGTTCCGTGTCAAGCGCGCGCGCGGCGTCGTCGCCGGCGAGAGGCTTGAAGATCTTCAGCATCGCCCGCAGGCGGCGGGTCGCGACGCGGGCCCGGTGTACGCCATCGGGGGCCGGTCGTTCGCGCAGGGCCTCCAGCGCCGCGCAGAGCTGGGCCAGGCCCGCCTGGCCGATCGTCTGCAGGGCCTCGCCCACCGTCGCGCCGGTGGCCAGGGCCACCGGGCGGCGACGCGGCGTCGGCGTCGCGTCCCCGGCCGCCAGACTATAGCCGCGCTCGGCCTTGCTGATCAGCGACAGGCGCAACGGCGCATGCCGGGCCAGGGTGCGCGCCAGATCGAACAGCGCCTGCGCCTCGCCCGCCTTCAATTCGAGCTCGAGCTCGCAGACGACCGCGTGGCGGTCCCCGGCGCTGAGCTCGCCGCGATCCAGCGCCACCTCGATCAGTGTCTCGCCGACGCGGACGAGGCGGATCACCCGCTCTACCCGCGTGGTGAACACCGGCGCCAGCGCCGCTTCGGCCAGTATC
The DNA window shown above is from Caulobacter sp. FWC26 and carries:
- a CDS encoding inorganic triphosphatase — translated: MDREIELKFLIPPEAAEAILGALDGEGAVRQLDATYYDTADHALRRAGFGLRVRDGEGGRKQTLKSASAGGVFSRGEWEETIAGPAPDRGALARTPVAQILAEAALAPVFTTRVERVIRLVRVGETLIEVALDRGELSAGDRHAVVCELELELKAGEAQALFDLARTLARHAPLRLSLISKAERGYSLAAGDATPTPRRRPVALATGATVGEALQTIGQAGLAQLCAALEALRERPAPDGVHRARVATRRLRAMLKIFKPLAGDDAARALDTELAWLAGELDAARDLDVFIGEVWEGSAQGAIFEGRDAFERGLNAARASAYLRMEAALESPRARGVLLDAAAWLEAGAWTSDPGLADRRNESARVFAAEALARHSRRIRKTAKRFDELDAHGRHKLRLKGKTLRYALEDLAALFPEHPRRAERLLEAAKAVQDTLGALNDRAVRKALVDTAAHGDPALALNAARVVLPDEEAELVQAAREALSHLVAADPLW